One Clarias gariepinus isolate MV-2021 ecotype Netherlands chromosome 5, CGAR_prim_01v2, whole genome shotgun sequence genomic region harbors:
- the wdfy2 gene encoding WD repeat and FYVE domain-containing protein 2, which produces MAAEAQPRPPQARRPVLISRIDSLTEIVNSAVIIPKEDGVISVSQDRTVRVWLKRDSGQYWPSIYHTMPAPCSCMSFNPETRRLSIGMDNGVVSEFTVAEDYNKMIPARSYQAHQGAVTVVLFVLEMEWVLSTGQDKCFTWHCSESGHKLGTYRTAAWVTGLQFDVETRHAFVGDHSGQVTILKLEQDNCSLVTTFKGHTGNVTALCWDPVQRVLFSGSSDHSIIMWDIGGRKGTAIELQGHNDKVQGLCYAPHTRQLISCGADGGIVVWNMDVTRQETPEWLDSDSCQKCEQPFFWNFKQMWDSKKIGLRQHHCRKCGQAVCGKCSSQRSTIPLMGFEFQVRVCDQCHKSITDEERAPTATFHDSKHTIVYVHYEPTRSWLLTSGTDRVIKLWDMTPVVS; this is translated from the exons ATGGCGGCTGAGGCGCAGCCCCGCCCCCCGCAGGCCCGGAGACCCGTCCTGATCAGCAGGATCGACTCGCTGACCGAGATCGTGAACAGCGCCGTCATCATCCCTAAAGAGGACGGAGTGATCAGTGTCTCCCAGGACAG GACGGTGCGTGTGTGGCTGAAGAGAGACAGCGGACAGTACTGGCCCAGCATCTACCACACCATGCCGG CTCCCTGTTCGTGCATGTCCTTTAACCCTGAGACACGCCGACTTTCAATCGGGATGGACAATGGAGTCGTTTCT gagttcACCGTGGCTGAGGACTACAATAAGATGATTCCGGCTCGCTCCTATCAGG ctcatCAGGGTGCAGTGACCGTGGTGTTGTTTGTGTTGGAGATGGAGTGGGTTCTGAGCACTGGTCAGGATAAATGCTTCACCTGGCATTGCTCAGAGAGCGGCCATAAGTTAGGGACCTACAGGACCGCCGCCTGGGTGACTGGACTACA GTTTGATGTGGAGACGAGACACGCGTTTGTGGGAGACCACTCGGGTCAGGTGACCATCCTCAAACTGGAACAAGACAACTGCAGTCTGGTCACCACTTTTAAAGGCCAcacgg gcaatGTAACAGCCCTGTGCTGGGATCCGGTCCAGAGGGTCTTATTCTCTGGAAGTTCAGATCATTCCATCATTATGTGGGACATCGGGGGTCGTAAAGGCACAGCCATCGAACTGCAGGGACACAA tgACAAGGTCCAAGGTCTGTGCTATGCCCCACACACCCGTCAGCTCATTTCCTGCGGTGCTGATGGTGGAATCGTCGTCTGGAACATGGACGTCACACGACAAGAG actCCTGAATGGCTGGACAGTGACTCTTGTCAGAAATGCGAGCAGCCGTTCTTCTGGAACTTTAAGCAGATGTGGGACAGCAAGAAGATCGGCCTGCgccag CACCACTGCAGGAAGTGCGGCCAGGCCGTGTGTGGCAAGTGCTCGTCCCAGCGCTCCACCATCCCTCTGATGGGCTTCGAGTTCCAGGTGCGAGTGTGTGACCAGTGCCACAAATCCATCACTGACGAGGA GCGAGCGCCCACTGCAACATTCCACGACAGCAAACACACCATCGTGTACGTTCACTACGAACCCACCAGGAGCTGGCTGCTGACCTCCGGGACCGACAGGGTCATCAAG ctttgGGACATGACGCCCGTGGTATCTTGA
- the dhrs12 gene encoding dehydrogenase/reductase SDR family member 12, protein MFMKRCVLYHPVCYISVCVLAVGVLYQCVFSRSEGSRMSFYRNAVWFVKGLQEYTRSGYEAAARHFVASDLDVNVSGRSFIITGANSGIGKATALEIAKRGGTVHLVCRNKSRADEARAHIVEQSKNENVHVHIVDMSSPRALWEFASSFSQNHGVNVLINNAGCMVNQRELTEDGLEKNFATNTLGTFLLTTALIPELKKSQDPRVITVSSGGMLVQKLDLDLQFEKGTFDGTMAYAQNKRQQVIMTEVWARQHKEIHFSSMHPGWADTPAVQSSMPDFHAKMKTKLRTEAQGADTVAWLALSDAAVKHPSGLFFQDRTPVATHLPLAFTRSSSSEEDELMKALEELGARFKPRLTAGL, encoded by the exons ATGTTTATGAAACGGTGTGTCTTATATCATCCTGTGTGTTATATCAGCGTGTGTGTTCTAGCAGTCGGCGTGTtatatcagtgtgtgttttcacGCTCAGAAGGCTCCAGAATGTCGTTTTACAGAAACGCGGTTTGGTTTGTGAAAGGTTTGCAGGAGTACACCAG GAGCGGTTATGAGGCAGCAGCAAGACATTTTGTGGCTTCTGATCTGGACGTAAATGTTAGCGGCAGGTCATTTATCATCACGGGTGCTAACAGCGGGATCGGCAAAGCGACCGCTCTGGAAATAGCCAAACGAG GTGGTACAGTGCACCTGGTGTGTAGGAATAAAAGTCGTGCGGATGAGGCGAGGGCGCACATTGTGGAGCAGAGCAAAAACGAG AATGTTCATGTGCACATTGTGGACATGTCGAGCCCCAGAGCATTGTGGGAGTTTGCCAGCTCATTCTCTCAGAATCACGGCGTGAACGTGCTG ATTAACAACGCAGGGTGCATGGTGAATCAGCGAGAGCTGACCGAGGATGGCTTGGAGAAAAACTTTGCCACCAACACACTTG GAACATTCCTCCTGACCACGGCTTTGATTCCTGAGCTGAAAAAGTCTCAAGATCCAAGAGTG ATCACTGTATCGTCAGGAGGAATGCTGGTTCAGAAACTCGACCTTGATCTGCAGTTTGAAAAAGGCACTTTCGATGGAACGATGGCTTACGCTCAAaacaag AGGCAGCAGGTGATAATGACAGAGGTTTGGGCTCGTCAGCACAAAGAGATTCATTTCTCATCCATGCATCCAGGCTGGGCCGACACgccag CGGTGCAGTCGTCCATGCCAGATTTTCACGCTAAAATGAAGACCAAGTTACGCACAGAAGCACAAGGAGCCGACACGGTGGCGTGGTTAGCCCTGTCTGACGCAGCCGTGAAACATCCCAGCGGGCTCTTCTTCCAGG ACAGAACCCCAGTGGCCACACACCTGCCTCTGGCTTTTACCAGGTCCTCTTCGTCAGAGGAGGACGAGCTGATGAAGGCGCTGGAGGAACTTGGTGCCCGGTTCAAGCCGCGTCTTACCGCAGGTCTCTAA